Within the Kwoniella pini CBS 10737 chromosome 8, complete sequence genome, the region AGGAAGGGAAGTTGGTTTCGCATACAAcagaaaagagaaaaaagatGTAAGTGAAACAAAGCCAATCATCATTGAGAGAACAGCGTTACCTGTAATCATCGCCCATGGCGAGAATCCAGCCATGCGGAAGGGGCGCTCTTGAAGTCGAGGCAGAGCGTACTGTATCAGAATATCTCAGGAAGAGAAGCCGAATAAAGCTAATATGAAAATGACGCATCATATTCCCATTGCTCCAATTTCACCTATCCTCGACGAAATATTCAATCCTTGTAATTAAAAATCCGGCTAAATCAATTGTGAAAAAATACCGTCCTTCATACGTCTCTCGCCTCTGAAAAACGAATTCAGCACGGAGAAGGAGGAGCACTTGTCGGAGCACCTCTCAAAGGCCGAATTGTCATCATTGATGATGTCCTCACAAGTGGTAAGGCAATCCGAGAAGCGATCGACATTATCAAAACTCAACCCGAAGCCAAATTGGTCGGTGTAGTCCAGTTAGTAGACAGACAAGAAAAGGGACAAAATACCATTAAGTCTACAGTCCAAGAAGTCGAGGAAGAATTTGGTATACCAATTGAAGCTCTGTTAAACTTAAAAGACATTATAGCTTATTTGGAAACTAAGGGTGGTTATGAGAAGGAATTAGCAGCTGTGAAAGAGTACAGAAAGAACTATGGTATTGACATTTAGGCGGAACGTTGACGTCACACAACCTGAGTTTCCGATTGAAAATTATCGAAGGATATGATCAGTATGCATACGTACCTTTCGCGTATGCTTATCAACAGTGCTCTTCATCTGGCTATAGGACTACTTACCAGATGAGGACAGCTTCACAATCAAAGGCACTCAGGTGTCCTTTCGACATTACTGAACAAAGGATGTATAAGTAACAGCGAAAACACTTACACCTAGATCATTATTATGGACGAAAGCTAGTTCTGATCGCTCCTGTTTGCTTATCATACTGaccttttgatcttgatgcGGATTAGCATTTACCATAAGATTTGATCAgattcttttcatttttcgAAATTTCGAGTGAATCGAATCTGACTGGAGCAAGATGGTACGAACCCATTCAAAAAACGAACCTTCTTTAGACTTTTTATTGAATGGAGGACTTATCCCCTCATTGCCTAATAATGGTGGAAGAGTAGGTCATCAAGAATTAATGGGTATGGGAATTAGACCTGGTCCTGCTCCCACATTTCAAATGAGTGCACAACTAAACGTACCAATTCAATCGCAGACTAATAGATCTTCTCCTCAACCTATATACAGTTTACCTTATACTCTACCTATGGGTTTACAACCTGGTCAAATTGCAAGAAATTCATCAGGAAATAAATCacaaaatataaatcaattgaatccTAAATCGactcaaaatcaaaatcaaaatcaaaatcaaaatcaaaatcaaaatcaagataataAATATAAACAAGGACATAATAAAACTCattcaataaatgatattcaacaaattaaacaatcaaaattgaattcaaaagattcaaataaattattaagaaaagtatcatcatttaatcatttacctaattcttGATCACAATCTCTTAAACCTGATAATAATTATATTAAGAAGAacgataataataatggtaaATTACATTATTCAATATCTGATTCAGCAGTAaactcaaaatcaaatttaaattcaaatttaaattctcttaatcaatcttttaataatactggtaataatgatataatATTAGGtttagaaaaagataaagaatatattaatgaattattaaatataCTTTATACATTAATtccaaaagaaagatatttaaatgaatcaaataaaattaaagaaagacgtttaaattcatttgaatttctcattccattatcaattatattaGAATCATTAGtaaatgaaagaattttattaaaattaaattatggagaaaaacaagaagaagaagaagaaaagaaaaaagaaattttcaaaaaattaataattttaaataatggattaaaattaaatttagaaaatggtgaaattgattggaaaattttaaattgGTATATATTAAGTTTTAgtcaattaatttattcaattttacctttttttcaaaatcaaaatcaaaatcattttttaaaacaaaatgaattgataaatgatttaattaattcaattaaaatttatataaataaattaaaaaagatttttaGTGAAATTGCTATTTTATATGTTAATAAATATAGTTTTGTAAGAGGTTTTTGggatgaaaatttaatgaaagaATCAGCTGGAGAAGTTGGGAAATGGGTTGAAACTTTTAATGTATAAATATACATTGTATAGTATATGTCATATCATCTACCTCCGGGCAATCTGTATAAATATGcatgatgatcaagctaTATATTATTTCTATCGAGTGCACAATTACAATATGGATATGACGCGCGTACCCAAAGCCCTCCGACGTTTATAAAACACCGCTATCATCGGCGATTAATCTTCCTAAATCTTAAATCCGACGCGCCACTTGAACCTCCTTGCCATTCTTCACTCTTCATTCATTCCCTCCACTTAAACGCACAGTATGCAGACTCTGGTTGGAAGGTATTGTATATTGTATTGTACGGCGGGTGTATTCCCAATTGTCGCACTACACACCACGCAGATTGACTGGGATCCTCACTCACACTCTCACTTACTCTCAGTCATATTTGGtcaaatcttcaatttcaacatttgttctttttctaGCCATCAAAATTCAAGTGAGTATACTCGACTATTACATTATGATATCCCAAGTAGCGAATATGGTATGGAGTAGACAAGGATAAAAGGCGAAAAGGAAAGGATTTCAAGGGATGGATAAAAGAAGCTTTTCgaatatttgaagaaattaatcGCTACTTGGGATATCATAgtacatcatcaacattcTTTCAATACTAATACTGTTTGTTTTCAAAAATAGAATGGGTATAACTCGTGATTCGCGCCACAAGCGCTCAGCTTCAGGTGCTCGAAGAGCCCACTacagaaagaagagaaagttTGAATTGGGTAGACAACCAGCTATGACCAAGCTTGATTCTTCCAAGAGAATTCACGAAGTTAGAGTAAGAGGTGGTAACACCAAATACAGAGCTTTGAGATTAGACTCTGGAAACTTTGCTTGGGGTTCTGAACACACCACCAGAAAGACTCGATTGTTGACCGTTGTAAGTATTCGTctcaatttttttttaaactATCAAAGCAAAAGACATTGTAGACAGTCATGGGGACCAATCAGGACAATCAATTAAGAATGAATAAACCAATACTAATTTATTTTGTGTGTAAATAGCGATACAACGCTACCAACAACGAACTTCTTAGAACTCAAACCCTTGTAAAATCTGCCGTCGTCGATGTTGATGCTACCCCATTCAGACAATGGTACGAAGCTCACGTGAGTATCTACCGCTTTGTCAACGTCCCGGTCTAAGGAGTATACTGATTTGGATGGTTTTGATAGTACGCTCAACCCATTGCTCGAGGTGCTAAAACCGCCGCTGCTGAAGACACCTCCGACAAGAAACAATCTAACCACGTTAAGAGAGTCCTCgaagagagaaagaaagatgcTAAAATTGATCCTCTCCTCGAACAACAATTCAAAACTGGTCGATTATTGGCTATCATCACTTCAAGACCTGGTCAATCAGGACGAGCTGATGGTTACATTcttgaaggaaaagaattGGAGGTGAGCTATATATTATGGAAATTCTTGTTTTGTAAACTTTGGctgatttttgatgattttaataGTTCTACTCTAGAAAACTCCAAGCCAGAAAGGCCAAACACGCTTAAACAAATTAGATCAAAGAAATGGTTTGATAGTTTGGGTATTATGTGTAGAAGTCTTTTTGTACGCGGGAGATGGATACGATTCTCGGCATGATTTTTTGTGACCATTGCAATGTTAGCagaaaattgaattcaGATTTTCGTTCAAGTGTCTGGTCCAACACGGATAATCATTGAGCAGATGTAGATAAAGGAGACTAATGAGGCCGTATGCAACTGGCTTGTTCTGAGACGGCTGTTAGCATCATTGTGAAGGATGACTGATGCTATTGACTTTTTGACCCAGTTGAGGGTATATAGCTCAAAAAGAAGCAATTTTAGCATTTTCACATGAAGTAGCTGTCGAAGCAGGGTTGAGAATGACGTTTCAGATATTTTTTATTGTTCCTTGAGAATCTGTCTACAATGATACCGAATTCACATCGCACAAACCCCTTACTGAATGCACTCTCTTAGATACATCATCATACAAATCAATAATATGATTAATTATCTTTCACGCAGAATACATGCGATGAAATACAGAATATAGGATAAAGACGAATATAAATTATCCTGTAGTCTACTATATTCAGCCTCCTTTGTTACAAATCACTATACCGAATGACCTGTAATAATTGAATAGTGAAGAATTCAATATCAGTAAGATCTTAAACTATACATATtactttcaattgaagatcatTTCGGTATTAATAAcataaattagataatgGCTTTTTCATCACTTGCTGATGAGTTAGCAggagaatttgaaaatgatcaatcgATGATTATAGGTTTAGGTCAATCATTAGctgatgaatttattgaCGTGGATAAAAAGGAGTATAAGTCAGGGGGggtaaaagatgaaaatgaaatgaacgatgataatcaaggtaaatttatttaattcttaCTTTGGAATATTCTATAAAAAAGAGGAGTTAACCTGAATTAATGGAAAAATCGTTAAGCTGAATTACAAAATCCCATAACTCCTATTaaaattcaacaagatTTACCCAATTTGCAAACACCTAACAATATAAAAGGACAACAAAGttcaaaatcttcaatttcttatGAATTTACTAATTTAGATGATATTTCACCTAATAGAGGAAtagatttaaatttagaattaaatttagaattgagtgaaaaatatgaattttcacttaataataatgaatttaatgattatcaaaattatttaaattattc harbors:
- a CDS encoding orotate phosphoribosyltransferase, with protein sequence MASAQSLSQEKVTFIEAAIENGVLLFGEFTLKSGRKSPYFFNAGLLYTGSLLSSTSKAYAKILNSSRIPEFDVLFGPAYKGIALAAITAVDLSRQGREVGFAYNRKEKKDHGEGGALVGAPLKGRIVIIDDVLTSGKAIREAIDIIKTQPEAKLVGVVQLVDRQEKGQNTIKSTVQEVEEEFGIPIEALLNLKDIIAYLETKGGYEKELAAVKEYRKNYGIDI
- a CDS encoding 40S ribosomal protein eS8 → MGITRDSRHKRSASGARRAHYRKKRKFELGRQPAMTKLDSSKRIHEVRVRGGNTKYRALRLDSGNFAWGSEHTTRKTRLLTVRYNATNNELLRTQTLVKSAVVDVDATPFRQWYEAHYAQPIARGAKTAAAEDTSDKKQSNHVKRVLEERKKDAKIDPLLEQQFKTGRLLAIITSRPGQSGRADGYILEGKELEFYSRKLQARKAKHA